One region of Rattus norvegicus strain BN/NHsdMcwi chromosome 13, GRCr8, whole genome shotgun sequence genomic DNA includes:
- the Cxcr4 gene encoding C-X-C chemokine receptor type 4 isoform X1 has translation MGYQKKLRSMTDKYRLHLSVADLLFVITLPFWAVDAMADWYFGKFLCKAVHIIYTVNLYSSVLILAFISLDRYLAIVHATNSQRPRKLLAEKAVYVGVWIPALLLTIPDIIFADVSQGDGRYICDRLYPDSLWMVVFQFQHIMVGLILPGIVILSCYCIIISKLSHSKGHQKRKALKTTVILILAFFACWLPYYVGISIDSFILLEVIKQGCEFESVVHKWISITEALAFFHCCLNPILYAFLGAKFKSSAQHALNSMSRGSSLKILSKGKRGGHSSVSTESESSSFHSS, from the coding sequence ATGGGTTaccagaagaagctgaggagcatGACAGACAAGTACCGGCTGCACCTGTCCGTGGCTGACCTCCTCTTTGTCATCACACTCCCCTTCTGGGCAGTGGACGCCATGGCTGACTGGTACTTTGGGAAATTTTTATGTAAGGCTGTGCATATCATCTACACCGTCAACCTTTACAGCAGTGTTCTCATCCTGGCCTTCATCAGCCTGGACCGCTACCTTGCCATTGTCCACGCCACCAACAGCCAGAGGCCGAGGAAGCTGCTGGCTGAAAAGGCCGTCTATGTGGGTGTCTGGATCCCCGCCCTCCTCCTGACTATCCCTGACATCATCTTCGCCGATGTCAGCCAGGGGGACGGCAGGTACATCTGTGACCGCCTTTACCCCGACAGCCTGTGGATGGTGGTGTTCCAGTTCCAGCACATCATGGTGGGTCTCATCCTGCCGGGCATCGTCATCCTGTCCTGTTACTGCATCATCATCTCCAAGCTGTCACACTCCAAGGGCCAccagaagcgcaaggccctcaaGACTACGGTCATCCTTATCCTGGCTTTCTTTGCCTGCTGGCTACCGTATTACGTGGGGATCAGCATCGATTCCTTCATCCTTTTGGAGGTCATCAAGCAAGGATGTGAGTTCGAGAGCGTCGTGCACAAGTGGATCTCCATCACGGAGGCCCTCGCCTTCTTCCACTGTTGCCTGAACCCCATCCTCTACGCCTTCCTCGGGGCCAAATTCAAGAGCTCCGCGCAGCATGCACTCAATTCCATGAGCAGAGGCTCCAGCCTCAAGATCCTTTCCAAAGGGAAACGGGGTGGACACTCTTCCGTCTCCACAGAGTCAGAATCCTCAAGTTTTCACTCCAGCTAA
- the Cxcr4 gene encoding C-X-C chemokine receptor type 4, translating to MEIYTSDNYSEEVGSGDYDSNKEPCFRDENENFNRIFLPTIYFIIFLTGIVGNGLVILVMGYQKKLRSMTDKYRLHLSVADLLFVITLPFWAVDAMADWYFGKFLCKAVHIIYTVNLYSSVLILAFISLDRYLAIVHATNSQRPRKLLAEKAVYVGVWIPALLLTIPDIIFADVSQGDGRYICDRLYPDSLWMVVFQFQHIMVGLILPGIVILSCYCIIISKLSHSKGHQKRKALKTTVILILAFFACWLPYYVGISIDSFILLEVIKQGCEFESVVHKWISITEALAFFHCCLNPILYAFLGAKFKSSAQHALNSMSRGSSLKILSKGKRGGHSSVSTESESSSFHSS from the coding sequence ATATACACTTCGGATAACTACTCCGAAGAAGTAGGGTCTGGAGACTATGACTCCAACAAGGAACCCTGCTTCCGGGATGAAAACGAAAACTTCAACAGGATCTTCCTGCCCACCATCTATTTTATCATCTTCTTGACTGGCATAGTGGGCAATGGGTTGGTAATCCTGGTCATGGGTTaccagaagaagctgaggagcatGACAGACAAGTACCGGCTGCACCTGTCCGTGGCTGACCTCCTCTTTGTCATCACACTCCCCTTCTGGGCAGTGGACGCCATGGCTGACTGGTACTTTGGGAAATTTTTATGTAAGGCTGTGCATATCATCTACACCGTCAACCTTTACAGCAGTGTTCTCATCCTGGCCTTCATCAGCCTGGACCGCTACCTTGCCATTGTCCACGCCACCAACAGCCAGAGGCCGAGGAAGCTGCTGGCTGAAAAGGCCGTCTATGTGGGTGTCTGGATCCCCGCCCTCCTCCTGACTATCCCTGACATCATCTTCGCCGATGTCAGCCAGGGGGACGGCAGGTACATCTGTGACCGCCTTTACCCCGACAGCCTGTGGATGGTGGTGTTCCAGTTCCAGCACATCATGGTGGGTCTCATCCTGCCGGGCATCGTCATCCTGTCCTGTTACTGCATCATCATCTCCAAGCTGTCACACTCCAAGGGCCAccagaagcgcaaggccctcaaGACTACGGTCATCCTTATCCTGGCTTTCTTTGCCTGCTGGCTACCGTATTACGTGGGGATCAGCATCGATTCCTTCATCCTTTTGGAGGTCATCAAGCAAGGATGTGAGTTCGAGAGCGTCGTGCACAAGTGGATCTCCATCACGGAGGCCCTCGCCTTCTTCCACTGTTGCCTGAACCCCATCCTCTACGCCTTCCTCGGGGCCAAATTCAAGAGCTCCGCGCAGCATGCACTCAATTCCATGAGCAGAGGCTCCAGCCTCAAGATCCTTTCCAAAGGGAAACGGGGTGGACACTCTTCCGTCTCCACAGAGTCAGAATCCTCAAGTTTTCACTCCAGCTAA